In Leishmania mexicana MHOM/GT/2001/U1103 complete genome, chromosome 24, a genomic segment contains:
- a CDS encoding putative replication factor C, subunit 1 → MPVVSASAVGMANPVPSRSELWADKYKPRSIAEMCYPVCANKLKAWLEGFTPIGSPGDDPKKPHGVLLSGSPGVGKTTTVYVVAHELGCTVVEYNASDFRSRKSLKENVSDLVNNRAFSARATSYTNVILLMDEVDGCDIGGVGEVIEMLKSTSIPILCTCNDRWHPKLRSLLNYVEDMRFSHPPCNIVANYLCDRVLAREGISLSKPLLQDIIKKSGSDIRSMLNNLQLWCLSRTSLEQRQLAECAAQSTKDSDAGLFDAAEYFLLQGTSRGERHSIVEMQACYYNADLVDMFVQENYLHYNPQPVDGRDWMEAVSQAATSISRSDAAQRIMYYQQNWSVSRFHVLSSSIAPCVYTRGKYETFMTGQQKFFDMQRPVKFPTWLGHNSSANKNRRLLRCVAMQASHPAKGVSGSQEDVVVDYIPHGWERPLTVPLVTKGKDGIADVIAFMDQYHLMRDDWDLVQALPHYKHMQSPSSMTPPANIATAVKSAFTREFNRTHRFDSFAKSTLKRGDGETQDDDEGGQSNGAGANRKAGKVIADGVTAVSVTGGNDAAATKRKGKAAAGAATTSTTATATRKPRAKKSAPAEGAARPTAKKKAATSSTRATAKASTVKTTAKRKRARAASSESETDSVSSSPSSSSSSAPSSCSSSDTSDSE, encoded by the coding sequence atGCCGGTGGTGTCTGCATCGGCGGTTGGCATGGCGAACCCCGTGCCGAGTCGCAGCGAGCTGTGGGCAGACAAGTACAAGCCGCGCTCCATTGCTGAGATGTGCTACCCGGTCTGCGCGAACAAGCTGAAGGCGTGGCTGGAGGGCTTCACACCGATCGGTAGCCCCGGCGATGATCCGAAGAAGCCGCATGGCGTGCTCCTGTCTGGGTCTCCAGGTGTGGGCAAGACGACGACCGTGTACGTGGTAGCGCACGAGCTCGGCTGCACCGTTGTGGAGTACAACGCGAGCGACTTCCGCAGTCGCAAGTCGCTCAAGGAAAACGTGTCGGACCTCGTCAACAACCGCGCCTTTTCCGCGCGCGCCACATCGTACACGAACGTGATTCTGTTAATGGACGAGGTGGACGGCTGCGACAtcggcggtgtcggcgaggTGATCGAGATGCTCAAGTCCACCAGCATCCCGATCCTGTGCACGTGCAACGATCGCTGGCACCCCAAGCTGCGCTCACTGCTCAATTACGTCGAGGACATGCGCTTCAGCCACCCGCCGTGCAACATCGTGGCGAACTACCTGTGCGACCGTGTCCTGGCGCGCGAGGGCATTTCGCTCTCCAAGCCGCTCCTGCAGGATATTATCAAGAAATCCGGCAGCGACATCCGAAGCATGCTCAACAACCTGCAGCTCTGGTGTCTGAGCCGCACCTcgctcgagcagcggcagctggccGAGTGCGCCGCGCAGTCGACAAAGGACAGCGATGCCGGCCTCTTCGACGCCGCCGAGTACTTCTTGCTGCAGGGCACGTCACGTGGGGAACGGCACTCCATCGTGGAGATGCAGGCCTGCTACTACAACGCCGACCTAGTCGACATGTTTGTGCAGGAGAACTACCTGCACTACAACCCGCAGCCGGTGGATGGGCGGGATTGGATGGAGGCTGTCTCGCAGGCCGCCACATCCATCTCGCGGTCGGACGCGGCGCAGAGAATCATGTATTATCAACAGAACTGGTCCGTGTCCCGCTTCCACGTCTTGTCCTCCAGCATTGCCCCATGTGTGTACACGCGCGGCAAGTACGAGACCTTCATGACGGGGCAGCAGAAGTTCTTCGACATGCAGCGACCGGTGAAGTTTCCGACGTGGCTCGGGCACAACTCCTCCGCGAACAAGAAtcgccgtctgctgcgctgcgtcgccatGCAGGCGTCGCACCCGGCGAAGGGCGTGTCCGGGAGCCAAGAggacgtggtggtggactACATACCGCACGGCTGGGAACGTCCGCTGACGGTGCCACTGGTGACGAAGGGGAAGGACGGCATTGCCGACGTCATCGCCTTCATGGATCAGTACCACCTCATGCGCGATGACTGGGACCTCGTGcaagcgctgccgcactACAAGCACATGCAGTCCCCGAGCTCCATGACGCCGCCGGCCAacatcgccaccgccgtcaagAGCGCCTTCACACGTGAGTTCAACAGGACGCATCGCTTTGACAGCTTCGCGAAGAGCACGCTGAAGCGCGGCGATGGGGAGAcgcaagacgacgacgagggcggTCAGagcaacggcgccggcgccaatCGAAAGGCTGGGAAGGTGATTGCGGACGGTGTGACGGCTGTGAGCGTCACGGGAGGCAatgacgccgctgccacgaagaggaaaggaaaagcagcTGCGGGCGCTGCCACTACATCGACGACAGCAACAGCGACACGCAAGCCACGGGCCAAGAAGAGCGCCCCGGCCGAAGGAGCTGCCAGGCCGACTGCGAAGAAGAAGGCCGCGACGAGCTCAACGCGGGCCACGGCCAAGGCATCGACAGTGAAGACAACAGCGAAGCGaaaacgcgcgcgcgcggcatCATCGGAGAGCGAGACAGACAGTGTGTCGTCATCAccatcgtcgtcctcctcatctgcgccttcttcctgcagcagcagtgataCCTCCGACAGTGAGTAG
- a CDS encoding putative dynein light chain, translating to MSSSTSIKEAIARFEENEYRRRLARVPEAMQESVPRVVAVQEPKVLLIGMLPPITKMDKEISTLKECVHLGLSTNAIEKIGPGLKDLKNLKVLSLGRNNIRKLEQLDLPKLEQLWASYNKIDKLTGLDKLKGLRVLYMSNNLINSWTEIDRLANQCPELVDVLFLNNPLCNSAASNQEYRYMMLQRLPKLARLDGVPVDPEEKEEADRRR from the coding sequence ATGTCGTCATCGACGAGCATCAAGGAGGCCATTGCGCGCTTCGAAGAGAACGAGTATCGCCGGCGACTCGCCAGGGTGCCGGAGGCGATGCAGGAGAGCGTACCGCGAGTCGTAGCGGTGCAGGAGCCGAAGGTGCTACTGATTGGCATGCTGCCCCCCATTACCAAGATGGACAAGGAGATCTCGACGCTGAAGGAGTGCGTGCATCTCGGATTGAGCACGAACGCCATCGAGAAGATCGGCCCTGGCTTGAAGGACCTCAAGAACCTCAAGGTGCTGTCGCTGGGCCGCAACAACATCCGCAAGCTCGAGCAGCTCGACCTGCCGAAGCTAGAACAGCTCTGGGCCTCGTATAACAAGATCGACAAGCTGACCGGGCTAGACAAGCTGAAGGGACTTCGGGTGCTGTACATGAGCAACAACTTAATCAACAGCTGGACGGAGATCGACCGCCTAGCGAACCAGTGCCCCGAGCTCGTCGACGTCCTTTTCCTGAACAACCCCCTGTGCAACAGCGCAGCAAGCAATCAGGAGTACCGCTACAtgatgctgcagcgcctgccaAAGCTGGCACGGCTGGATGGCGTGCCAGTAGACCCGgaggaaaaagaggaggcggacCGCCGTCGCTAA